A stretch of the Flavobacterium aquiphilum genome encodes the following:
- a CDS encoding GH39 family glycosyl hydrolase produces MKRILLTSLAFICLININLFGQNNNAENRIIKVDYNKSAGKMSTMFKECVGAGRANEGLRADWQQQLTMVKKECDFKYIRMHGLLTDDMGVYKEDSKGNPEYNYQYIDALYDFLLSIKMKPFVELGFMPSALASGNQTIFWWRGNVTPPKDYKKWEDLIRNLTTHFTERYGADEVKTWYFEVWNEPNLTPGFWTGTQEEYFKLYDYTAKAIKSVNPVYKVGGPATAGAAWVPETIDFCNKNNVPLDFISTHTYGVKQGFLDEFGTSGTVLNKEESSISGDVINSRKQISSSAKPNLELHYTEWSSSYTPADPIHDSYHSAAYILQKLKQVGNAPNSMSYWVFTDIFEEAGPRFTPFHGGFGLLNTQGIKKPAYFSYYLLNKLGETELQNKDTASWATKNAKGDIQLLFWDFTHTLPEASINNQQYYIKDLPSKPKGTVKIEVTGLQKGKYNLEIYKVGYKTNDVYTDYLGMNKPNQLSQQQVTTLKQKNSGAPIATEKITVDAKGIYTKDLKINENDVLLLNLVKQ; encoded by the coding sequence ATGAAAAGAATTTTACTAACATCACTGGCCTTCATTTGTTTAATCAATATCAATTTGTTTGGACAAAATAATAATGCTGAAAACAGGATTATTAAAGTCGATTACAATAAATCTGCGGGGAAAATGAGCACGATGTTCAAAGAATGTGTTGGAGCCGGACGTGCCAATGAAGGTTTACGTGCCGATTGGCAACAGCAACTCACAATGGTGAAGAAAGAATGCGATTTCAAATACATTCGGATGCATGGTTTATTGACAGATGATATGGGAGTTTACAAAGAAGACAGTAAAGGAAATCCAGAATACAATTATCAATATATCGATGCTTTGTACGATTTTCTTTTGAGTATCAAGATGAAACCTTTCGTGGAATTAGGATTTATGCCTTCGGCTTTGGCAAGCGGTAACCAAACCATTTTTTGGTGGAGAGGAAACGTTACTCCTCCAAAAGATTATAAAAAATGGGAAGACTTAATCCGCAATTTAACGACACATTTTACCGAACGTTATGGAGCTGATGAAGTGAAAACCTGGTATTTCGAAGTTTGGAACGAACCGAATTTGACGCCTGGGTTTTGGACAGGGACGCAAGAAGAGTATTTCAAACTCTATGATTATACGGCAAAAGCCATCAAAAGTGTAAATCCAGTCTATAAAGTGGGAGGTCCCGCAACGGCAGGTGCAGCCTGGGTACCGGAAACTATTGACTTTTGCAATAAAAATAATGTCCCGCTGGATTTTATTTCGACTCATACTTACGGTGTAAAACAAGGTTTTTTAGATGAATTTGGAACTTCGGGAACTGTCCTGAATAAAGAAGAGTCAAGTATTAGTGGTGATGTAATTAATTCGCGCAAGCAAATTTCAAGTTCGGCTAAACCTAATTTGGAATTGCATTATACAGAATGGAGTTCTTCGTACACGCCAGCTGATCCAATTCACGATAGTTACCATTCGGCTGCTTATATTTTGCAAAAATTAAAACAAGTAGGCAATGCACCAAACTCAATGTCATATTGGGTTTTCACCGATATTTTCGAAGAAGCAGGACCGCGATTTACACCCTTTCACGGTGGATTCGGATTGCTGAATACTCAGGGAATTAAGAAACCGGCTTATTTCTCGTACTATCTTTTGAATAAATTAGGGGAAACAGAACTTCAAAATAAAGATACTGCCTCTTGGGCAACAAAAAACGCAAAAGGGGATATTCAGTTGTTGTTTTGGGATTTCACTCATACGCTCCCTGAAGCTTCAATAAACAATCAGCAATATTACATTAAGGACTTACCATCCAAACCAAAAGGAACCGTAAAAATTGAAGTAACCGGACTTCAAAAAGGGAAGTATAATTTGGAGATATACAAAGTTGGATACAAAACGAATGACGTTTACACGGATTATTTAGGTATGAATAAACCGAACCAGCTTTCTCAACAGCAAGTAACTACACTGAAGCAAAAGAATAGCGGAGCACCGATTGCAACAGAAAAAATAACGGTAGATGCAAAAGGCATTTACACTAAGGATCTTAAAATAAATGAAAATGATGTGCTTTTGCTGAATTTGGTAAAGCAATAG